A genomic segment from Gadus morhua chromosome 4, gadMor3.0, whole genome shotgun sequence encodes:
- the LOC115542322 gene encoding nuclear factor 7, brain-like, whose protein sequence is MACANANWSEENFSCSICLDVFNSPVSTPCGHNFCRTCITKYWDGQVKYKCPVCNELFNTRPDLRVNTLLSEMVDRFGTSVRVKEQPCVEPAEVLCDFCTGTQKQAVKSCLVCFTSYCQTHLEPHQRVTVLKKHRLVEPMDRLEDRMCTKHDRLLELFCQTKQVCVCQLCIETDHKSHPVVPLKEEYEVKTAQLRKIEAEVQQIIQERKKNIQGIKDTVKRSKADADIADGVQALAALMRCIEKCQDDLNKMVKERLKSTEKQAEGLIKELEQEIEDLTNRSLEVKQLLHTNDHLHFLQAFRSLKDPPPTRDWTTVEVRPPSYVGTLRRSLDQLEETLNMEMKKLRDAELKRVQQYEVDVTLDPDTAHPNLILSEDGKQVHDGDEEKELPDNPKRFTLCVNVLTRQSFSSGRFYFEVLVKDKTGWDLGVARESVKRIGKIISSPERGYWTIKFNNGGLVFKDNPAVRLPLRAELQKVGVFVDYDDGLVSFYDVDARVHLYSATGCTFSEPLYPFLSPGLNEGGTNSAPLIISPVNQSD, encoded by the coding sequence atggcctgtgCCAACGCCAACTGGTccgaagagaacttttcatgttccatctgtctggatgtgttcaacagtccagtctccacaccatgtggacacaacttctgcagaacctgtattacaaagtactGGGATGgacaagtcaagtacaaatgtcctgtttgcaacgagcttttcaacacaagacctgatttacgggtCAACACCCTCCTATCAGAGatggttgatcggtttggaacgtccgtacgagtaaaagagcagccttgtgttgaaccagcagaagttctCTGTGacttctgtactgggacccagaagcaggctgtgaagtcctgcctagtgtgttttacctcttactgccaaacccacctggagccacatcagagagtcacagtcctgaagaaacatcggctggtcgagcctatggaccgtctggaagacaggatgtgtacgaaacacgaccgacttctagagctcttctgccagaccaaacaggtgtgtgtgtgtcagttgtgcatagagacagaccacaagtcccatcctgttgtacctctaaaggaggaatatgaagtgaagacggcccagctgaggaagatagaggctgaagttcagcagataatccaggagagaaaaaaaaatatccagGGGATAAAAGACACAGTTAAACGCAGCAAAGCAGACGCAGACATAGCTGATGGTGTACAGGCCCTCGCCGCTTTGatgcgctgcattgaaaagtgccaggatgatctcaacaaaatggttaaagagagactgaaatccacagagaaacaagctgaaggcctcatcaaagagctggaacaggaaatagaagatctgaccaatagaagcttagaggtgaagcagctcttaCACACTaatgaccacctccacttcctccaggccttcagatccctgaaggatcctccacccaccagggactggacgacggtggaggtccgtcctccgtcatacgtagggaccttgaggagatccctggatcagctggaggagacactgaacatggagatgaagaagctgcgtgatgctgaactgaagagggtccagcagtatgaagtagatgtgactctggatcctgatacagcccATCCCaatctcatcctgtctgaggatgggaaacaagtacatgatggagatGAAGAGAAGGAACTCCctgacaaccctaagagatttacactgtgtgtaaatgttctcacgaggcagagcttctcctcagggagattttactttgaggtcctggttaaagacaagactggatGGGATTTAGGCGTTGCCAGAGAGTCCGTCAAAAGAATAGGTAAAATCATATCGTCCCCTGAGAGGGGTTACTGGACTATTAAATTCAACAATGGTGGGTTGGTATTTAAAGATAACcctgctgtccgtctccctctgagagctgagctccagaaggtgggggtgtttgttgattatgatgatggtctggtctccttctatgatgtggacgccagggttcatctctactctgctactggctgcaccttcagtgagcctctctatccattcctaTCTCCAGGTTTAAATGAAGGAGGTACAAACTCTGCCCctctgatcatctcacctgtcaatcaatcagactag